ttttttatttaatcacctAACAGTTCTGCTCTCACAGAGATGATTTTAGTTAAAtgtgatatttaataaatatatttgttgataatttatttaaattaaaacatattaacaaaaaacctattataaaataaaatatgagacTACTCTAGTACTCTTTAAATGTTACAGTTTGTTACTATATTCATATCTACATAATTATACATTATACATGATTAAAATTTTACCTATCCTAGTTCTTACTGAACGTATAatttatgttttggttttcatgtGCCAAGTTTaacttaactttatttttaagagtTTAAAAGCATATAATAATTTATGGTATTTATACTTATCATATTTGCTTAACTATTTATTTCAGTTTAAGAAATGAGAGAGTACTGTTGACTTTTAAactgtgttgtaattgttttattCTTCGAAGTTCGCCAACACAAGATGCCAACTAATTTCTCAATTGCCATCCTGTCAGTTAGCTAGTTTGCATCCTTTTCTTCAGTTTCTTTTTCCTAGTGTATTTTGAGCAGTAATTTAGCTAGAAGTAGTTGTTGCCATTACACTTGTAAAGTACGCAGCGTGTCAGAATGCACTGTCTTGTTTTCCAGAGCTCCTGGAAATGGTGGTGAGCATGCGTGTGTGTGTAAGCAGCCTGCATCTGCAGGTGGCTCCTGTCAGCCACGGAACCTACTTCGTAGAGTATGAAGTCCCTCACTGTTTGGTGGCCGGCTGTGCTCCGCTGGCCCGAACAACTTGCTCCCGGAGACTCGTGGGCAGAGGTAGGACGTGACTGTTCAGACATTACAGGCAAAGATCATAATGGTGAATTACGATAAACATAAAGTTGTCAGTCCTCTTGTCATGAATTAAAGACATGCTCAAAACtaagataattattatttttgaactgtCTTTTATATACAGTGGTCTAATATTTCAGATAATTTTGAATGTAAGATATCTTTAAGTATAATAAAGTTTTGTATGTTTCTTGCCCCGTTAAGACAGATAAGACCCCACCATCTTGGTAATTCACTGATAAAGCAAAGCTTACAATCCAGCATACTTATTATATTTTATAGCTCCAAATGGCTTGGAAGTAGCTTTGAGGATATACTTACGTAATTGGTGAAATGGCAATTGTACAGTTATTAAAGTTTGGGAAGATATTATTCATGTACGTAATGTCATGCAAAAAAATTGGAATATGAACAAATacaaagtatatttaaaaaatatatatttatcaaagaaatttaaaaaatgaaagtcAGCGTAGTGTAATGTGGTTAATGTGGCAGAAGTGTGACGCGCATAGACTTGCAATgtgggcgtgtgtgtgtgtgtgggggctgTGCAGCGGTGCAGTTCGGACAGAGGTTCGTGCACACGGTGTCGAGGCAAGGGCCCGCCCTGGCGGCCTTGCTGCGGGACATGCACCTGCTGTTCCGGGTGTACTGCCGGCAGCTGAGCGACAGGAAGCGCTCCCTGCTGGGGCAGGCGACCCTGTCGCTGGCGGGGCTGGCCCGGGCCGAGCGGCTCGAGGTCCACCAGGAGCTCGCGGTTCGCGGCGTCGGTGAGGCTGCTTTCCCCAGCTGACCTCTGCCCCACTGTTTGTGTTCCCTTACAAACGACAGTTCTAAGTGACGCTTTCCCTAGCTGACCTCTGCCCCACTGTTTGTGTTACCTTACAAACGACAGTTCACAGTTGGCAGGCAGGAACATGTAACGAGGGGGTCACGGTTGACGAGTGGTCCTAGCATTCGCCCCCCACCAGTGTGATCTGTGATCAATTCCCAGCGGGTTCAACCTCTGATTTTTTCCTCAAACAAAGCAGACATTTCTCAGGGTATTCCCATTTCACCCCTTGTCGTATGTAATGACCCCACTGTCTAGGAGACAGTCTGTTATGTGATTGCAGCAGATTATGTGGTTGTAGATGTTTTCTTAGCTATATTTATGACATTGCTTTTTTCAACTGCAAGAAGAAAACTAAAacctaaaaatttacataatttcttttaaatgttatgtttgataATATCtgaataataaacattatttattttccattttcagTTCTTTTTACTTTCTCTACTATAATTAGGGACAATATTGTATGGTTTATTTTtagctaatttcatttttatgaaCAGGAAATATagatgttattgtttttattttttaagaattctgttTATTCGTAATtagcatattattaaacaaaatgACACTTAAATGACTAACTAATATAtattgcacttttacaatataataattttttagtaagcATTGTTAACTAATTCGAACAATAAAAAGAAATTGGCAAGTATTTGTGTGTATGGAAAATACACCATCATAATGTAAAAcagagttactaataacatttgcaaaatataaaaaaaagtaacaactatttttttagtacatacattttgtttcaaacATCCTACTAAACAAACTAAATTTATTgaatttactatatttaaatatattttttttgtgatttgactTAATTTTTGGTAATATAAATGGTGCTTTGTGGtctattaacttgcatttcggtgttacattttgtattaatattcTTTTCAGTGTTTTCATCACaatccaccatataatcttgtccctagttacATATACATTAacttttgtttattgttatgtGTGTGGAAAGGTTGCAGTGGAGGCATGCGCCACACATCCTGCACAGGTCTGAGTGGTGATCtgatcaggggcgtagccggggggggggggggggtggtttagtggttcaacccccccccccccctccttagcaacaaatctttaattaatttcttattcatcactcaaacaaatttcatattaaaattaataaaaattttaccattacaatatttaaatttaagtaccgaaaactgctaaaatagcactattttacaccttaaaatccaaattttcccgggggaggacccccccccccccttccccgctttaattgtgggggggggggggggggacgccatgcttcttaacaccccccatacacaaatcctggctacgccactggtggtgATGCAGGGGTGTGTTGGCGCAGGCAAGTTGAGGGTCATAGTCCAGCTGGGCAGCGACAAGGCCCAGTTCAGCCGCCGTGAGGCCGGCCCGTCGGGCCGGACCGCCCCTGGGGACGGCGGTCCTCTGCCGGCAGCCGCTGACGACGACCCAGGCATGCAGGTGTACAGTCGCCCCGCTGTCACGGACACCCCGCGAGAGACACTCCGCAGCGGTCAGGTACGTCTTCACCGCGTGTCGAGGCCCTGTGCATTAGCTGCTGAGCTTCTGACTGCACTGCAATTGCTAATAAACAGGAAGAAGATCGTACGGTGGATTGCGATAAAAAAACTAGTgatgcaccgatatgactttaccgattaccgattcgattaccgattatgagagcaataatcggcagatcccgattcagttaccgattataatgaacaaattttttcaagtgtaataatgcacacaaaaatttttattttcatgtgaatttaataacaatattaggtaaaattgaggatacagttataataacagtataacaatatataaaatacactattaagtcattgcaaagtgtaaattaaattaacttatgtttatatttgttattgtaaacaacttgaactacagtctaataccgtattggcccgaatataaggcgaccccgaatataaggcgacctgcagtttcaggaggccaaacaaatgtaaaaataatttttggtagaaattaatgtgaaaattcattagacatacattttgtgttgataaattgtttttgcatttatgtataacaattaatttatatttatcacattacttatttaaaataagtttgaatggcctaccctaaaagtcaaaagaaagcaattagaaaatatttacatttttaagtattacactagaaattttttcgtatgtttactctaatgaagctgcataattgtcatcttcagagctgtttatttgtctagggctcgttccccgccgttccaccgatgtgtgattgttcatttttcacaatttttacaatggctattaatccctcttaaaatacagcatttaactttccgtttgacttaagctacatattaccacagaacaaggcgtattactatttagtagtgtgttaaacgtaaaaaaagcaaacaaagaatgcatcttgccggaacaaaacaagtggctagctgacatgatgaagcatacggccaagaataacttcggttacgtgaccgcgtatatttgtccatattactctctgacagagagagtctgttctatgaatttgaaagaataatctattataattatgaaaggtttttacataaataaagagtggattattaaaatagcttttgaagcaacgtaccaaattcctgttaatatggcgtcttcgtgcgtgttcggcaatgttcgttttacaacaaaaaaatattgtggaaagacagttggcagccgtgaatttccaaacattacatccgaaatgtttgtaaacgtaaacaatcgttctgaaaataactgtgatattttagtacaaatatttccgttaaaaatctgaagataaattaccgtaaatgttaacacgcgattgtacacaaagtacaaatatgaattgtgaaataaaaggttgccattttgagatgcttcaacattcacgtttttactcaagaacaaatattttaattttcaacttcaaacaattgtcaattactgcaatattaggtggatttatcatttttccccgtgtgaggtaacaaagttttagttaatataaaaaattttgaacgttttgttaaacaatgtttctactgtagctttcagcttggaactaatgtttgcggttctgacgtcttgggtgcgaaaataaggcgacttccaatttttgcatctctcgtttatgtaaaaatggtcgccttatattcggaccaatacggtaattgtaatttacaatgggtaagtttttgttgcggaaaactagcattattatagACTATCACGTAAGGTTACAttgagaaattacagtttaacaatgtaaacatgttgctttattttgttcacttgagtttatagaaaaatgtttccacacttcactttttttctccctactcgccatctcactatatgtaattatataaaaatgactcaaaaccaattctagcacatgtgattttatttatgttgactgaatacataaaattataaatactttttaacttttcacgtcacatacaaataacataacggataatgttaccaaagacacccataacgagtttgtaaaacgcagtgataaactctagaaggtatcgggaccacgattttgaaccgctactacgactcgaaaagatcgattgtcagaATCGACTGCAGCtacttgtggtattttgattgcgtgccatctattttacgtctctggctatatgtaatgtacaaggccactaaacaaaatacgaaacgtaaataaacgtgtaggaaaaatctattttttattgttcgatgCAATGAgctttattaaacttaacgaaatatctgtaatcatgatatgacggagttagatgaatcttgtaatatttacaaatattaccgtatttcgtcctaaaatgtgcaACAAAATATTACaaggtaaaaacctacttaattacgccggggcgtagataatcggcaaagtaatcgttacgATAAtcaccgattacgattaatcggaaagtacccataatcgccgattacgattaatcggaaagtacccataatcgccgattacgattcatcggtatccgcatcggtgcaccactaaaaaaaacgaaattgtgcATCTCTTACCGaatcacttaaaaataatttttcattaaattcatacagtttggtacaaaattcatgcaacataaattacattaaatgtaTTTACcatgataatttatttaatttatgttaattttggtCAAAtcacagattaatttttttttagtgttgtgtTAACTTGCTTTCCGGTTTCATGTGCTTTATTGACATGGTTTGCGGTGTGCAGTGTTGTTTTGGTTTtgtcgcaattcaccatatataatcttgtccctattgGTGAGTTGTATGTTATAATTTGATTATGCTGGTGGGCAAAATTTCAGAAATTAAATTAAgtcttttgaaattaatttaaaatacactCATACTTTAACTGTTTCTATAATGTTTTACAAATGTGGCCCACTTtgccaattttttaataatttaatgatattttagTATAGTAGtgatattttttacatgttttcttgTTGCAATGTTGCAATTTTTGATGGAGGGACTTGCTTACTCCCCTGATTCTTGGGAGCATATACATCAGACAGTTATTCTTTTATGATCGTTAGACTTGTTGTGTAgatcatattttttaaaaggaATGAAGTCCTTGTCTTCATACTTTAATGATAATAGCtagtaatttttctgttaaagatttcAATTTGTCCACAATTATTTGAGCTTTctataatttatacattttatgtatGCGAATAAGTATGTATGCATTGTATGCCTCCAGTTTTAGAGCCTTTTGCAGTATTCAAATTCAattgcaaaataataaaatatttatttactgtgtATAAAGTATTGTCTAATTTGAATGAGCGATTTGTCCATAAAATACGTCatctttttgtaaatatttttatcataaaacttcaATAGTGCTTTATTTAATAGTCCTTATAATAGTGCTGAAACTATTACTAATTATTACAAAAACCACGAAGTAGGCGCTCTGAGTGTGTGTGCTTGTGTCGTGGCAGCAGCAGCTGCTGTATGTCTTGCTGCACGTCCCGTGTGGTCGACTGGAGAGCCCCAGCGACACTTACCTTGTGTGCCGTGCTTTCTGGAGGGACCACGTCCTCACCAGCGATGTGGCCCGGGACGGATGCAACCCTCGCTACCAGTTGCACCAGGTGAGGACGTGCGTGCGAGCGTGTGGGGCTGCCTGTGGACCACTTAGGCCCGGAGCTGGACCGGTGCCGAAATGAGGGACATCATCCGATCTTTGGTATGTCGGCTGTAACTTCATCCTCCGATCGTTGGTCGTTTACCTGCGGTGTAGATGGAGCCACAGTAAACTGTTTGGACCCAGTGGGAATCCAAAATGCAAACTTTGAACAAACCCACAGACAACAAAAAAATGTTCTGGCATTGCTGTAAACTGCTGTTTGTTGGCAAGGTCGTCGTGCATACATACGTTTCCAACTGCTCGTGCTGGCAGCAGGCTACTCGGCGTTACAAATGAAACTGCTCTTGCAGAGGAATAGTTTTGCATAATAGGGCAAAAGCTAAAGTGCCAAATTATTTGTCTGTTACAAAATCTCAGTATGAAacttttgctaaaaaaaaaaaaaaaaaaaactggtgtttGTATGTCCCCAAATAAAGGAATAAACTACAGTAAAACTGTGTTAAGAAAATTCTCAAGCTGTAACATTGCATGACCCTGCTCTCCCCGACTTTTATAAGGAATTTTTGACTTGcgtaaatattgtgtttttaGTCATTCAGGTGGATCGGCTGGTTGTATAGGTTCAAGTTCAGGGTGACctaaatatatcatatttattttttttatcgttaatatttttgtaatcgattttgatttttggttattttatttagaaaagccatttaactatattttttttctggtttttacCTTGCTTGATAGGTTACTATTGGTGTAATACATGCATATAATAATGTGTATGGTAACATATAAGTTTTGGTCTAAACCCATGTGTAGACGACTGAAGTGTTGTAATGGAGGATTGCGTGTTGGTTGCCTTGCGGTGATGGTGTGTGCTGGCGTAGGTGCTGCCCCTGCTGCTGTCCCCGGAGCTGCTGGAGCGCTGTCGGGACAACGTGCTGGTGCTGGAGGCGTGGCGAGCCGGCCCGGACGCTCTCCTGGGCCTCGCCAAGGTCTCTTTGCACCCCTTCTACCTGGCCTACAAGGACCCCATTATGGTGTCGCAGCTGCTGCGGGCCAAGGTCTGGGTCGTTCCTGTCTCTCACTCTGTGCTTTGCATTTGCATATAATTGTTGCTAGACTTGACatgttgattattttaatttggtGTGAGACACACTTAACAGCTAGGTAATTTCATTAGCAGACCTACCCCTGTAACTCAGTTTTCTGGCTGACATCCTCATCTTTGATTTCAATGTTTTCCCAAAACTTCTTCAGGAAAAGGTTGATATGGCAGCTCACTAAAGCAACAACCaaaccctcctttttttttttcttttttttttttgcagaagagATTTAGGACCTAATGCCAGTATAAATTAACTATAATATCCAAACATGATGAATTCAGTCTTATATCTTATTGTGCTACTCTTTCATTTAATGGGGATGTAATAATACTTTGCAGAGAATGAGTGTTTtgtttagtacaaatattttttttgtgccaaTGAGGTGACGGGGTATGCTTATCGTGTTGCAGAATCCGGTGATAAGTGCGGACAAGTGGGTCCCAGTGGTGTGCCCCGGTGGTGGCGGCGTCCGCGGGGAACTCAGGGTGCTCCTGGCTCTGGGCTCGGAGGACCAAGTGCAGTCGCTGGTAGCCGGGTCGAGGAGCATGCCCGGGCCGGCCGGCGACGGTCCCGGGAACCTGCCCACCCCGCAGGAGGCAGCCGGGGACTCCCAACATGTCCCGTCCGCAGGTGGCGATGGTGTGTGTCTAGTCGAAGACGTCCGACCTCCGCAGAGCAACAGACCAGAGTCCTGTAGCTGTGGAGGTCACAAACAAAAACATGCCGTGCGTGAAAGTACGAATTTTAGTAAAAGCTGCAGTAAGGAAatgcacaaacaaaaaaaaggcaaaaaatttGATTCAAACAAAAGTGTTCATGTGTGTGCGTGCTCGTGCAAAACCGCGCAAGGAATGCTTGAGAAACTTACTGATGATGACAGTGATGATTATACTTCCAAGAACAATGTACCTGCATCCCGAGATCTTTCAGCAAGGTTGCAGCACCTGTCGAGCAGGGAAACTAGGGAGAAACATATGGTGTGTTCATCGGGGTGTTCCAGTGACACAGAGGAGCCCATGGACACAAGGAAGGGAGACTTGCCAGACACAGATGCAGCAAGCGTTCTGAGAAGTTCTGTTAGATCTGAAGGTCACGGTAATACAATCCTGTCAGACTTGCACAGGAATATGATGATGCTGAATCTAGCTGGAGGTGATACTCTACAGGTGGCAAAGCTAGCAGCCTTGGGGCAACAGAGCTGGGCATCGAATCCAGGCGCAGCGAACGAACGTACCAGAGAGAACTTTGCAGTAGAAAACACTTTAAACAGCTTTTCACCTAGCCACTCTAACACCACTGGATCCACGAAAGTTGGATCGGTTTGTGACTTTAATGGCGAGGTAGATTGCGGGGGCATGGTTTCCGTTGGCTGCGACACTGAGAACCAGGCCGTGTATGTTTCCGATTCCACTTCGACAAAGCAGGCAGAAGAGAGTGCCGAGACTTGGTCCGCGAGAGTGACAGTCGAGCAGGCGGTGCACCTGAGACTTGGAGTTCCGTGGAGCGGCAACGATCGCCCCAAAGTGTACGTGACGTTCCAGGCACACGGTGGGGCGCGGCCTCTGACATCACCGGCTTTGGAGGCCAGCGAGAGGCCGGTATGGGGCTGGCACTGCGACTCCCAGCTTGCCGCACATCTGCTGAACAACGTGAGTCCTGACGACACTTCTGTATCACTCTTGCCCGTCTGGTCTCACCGGTATTCAGTAGCTGCGTAGGAACTGTGGTGTTGAAAAAAGCATTTCCTAGCCTGAGACTTACAACTGTATGCAAATAGCTGCTTACATAGTAGGTTTTACAGAGTTGGTTCTTAATAATGAAAGTAGTTTACTCTGCTCATTCAATAAATATAACACATT
This genomic window from Bacillus rossius redtenbacheri isolate Brsri chromosome 6, Brsri_v3, whole genome shotgun sequence contains:
- the LOC134532778 gene encoding uncharacterized protein LOC134532778 isoform X7, whose amino-acid sequence is MKLNRQVLSNCRCLPPNVEGVLKGALTMQVDEILWFKKITKDVIVSVQWWGEQEPLKFRPLRSNCNVGNNSSVVVFTYRIYTAPQLFYSYLEDSKQLSLVVVDENLCLIGSATLCNLREAFTEQSTKQIRLPVVDGHGVKIAELYLNVTLKFFKNICDGKINSAGLSGSTTEFPVVQKAVRGSQRGVPDSLVEQLLWRARRLRDAMARSALEDWEETDVRQHRPERRASEPSDEKLLSGLLDLDDAVPYEAMEVLNEVEPSAEMLELVASLGDAPRSTGTDPEQQGKQQLPANGETQPKEAAECSAMTSATFEKQPVSAVSVADELLEMVVSMRVCVSSLHLQVAPVSHGTYFVEYEVPHCLVAGCAPLARTTCSRRLVGRAVQFGQRFVHTVSRQGPALAALLRDMHLLFRVYCRQLSDRKRSLLGQATLSLAGLARAERLEVHQELAVRGVGKLRVIVQLGSDKAQFSRREAGPSGRTAPGDGGPLPAAADDDPGMQVYSRPAVTDTPRETLRSGQQLLYVLLHVPCGRLESPSDTYLVCRAFWRDHVLTSDVARDGCNPRYQLHQVLPLLLSPELLERCRDNVLVLEAWRAGPDALLGLAKVSLHPFYLAYKDPIMVSQLLRAKNPVISADKWVPVVCPGGGGVRGELRVLLALGSEDQVQSLVAGSRSMPGPAGDGPGNLPTPQEAAGDSQHVPSAGGDGVCLVEDVRPPQSNRPESCSCGGHKQKHAVRESTNFSKSCSKEMHKQKKGKKFDSNKSVHVCACSCKTAQGMLEKLTDDDSDDYTSKNNVPASRDLSARLQHLSSRETREKHMVCSSGCSSDTEEPMDTRKGDLPDTDAASVLRSSVRSEGHGNTILSDLHRNMMMLNLAGGDTLQVAKLAALGQQSWASNPGAANERTRENFAVENTLNSFSPSHSNTTGSTKVGSVCDFNGEVDCGGMVSVGCDTENQAVYVSDSTSTKQAEESAETWSARVTVEQAVHLRLGVPWSGNDRPKVYVTFQAHGGARPLTSPALEASERPVWGWHCDSQLAAHLLNNEGQCLVVRVWQMAAADPDAVADTVLGFAVVNLTMLSRGSTCVSGWYNLVDYAGSCSGQIKVTVEPLEDLSRFSNSAAEVEPHVQEDHDHLEADLYSNLKEKLNELDDITARLRQRLGTVLSDERMLCAPSTDASTLVVGPEMVAASTSCQESMLEDKGIQTSMFDEDSDALTDWLMGQTVRDLELENVFNPLLFQPLISSCVEQSKSPRDAESRRSRSGPTAGADEPGTSAGGSSRPQTVAERLQMLWNGSGDLCEAPRQAPDGVSMCENSTSASQLSGLEETNKTGKT
- the LOC134532778 gene encoding uncharacterized protein LOC134532778 isoform X10, with translation MKLNRQVLSNCRCLPPNVEGVLKGALTMQVDEILWFKKITKDVIVSVQWWGEQEPLKFRPLRSNCNVGNNSSVVVFTYRIYTAPQLFYSYLEDSKQLSLVVVDENLCLIGSATLCNLREAFTEQSTKQIRLPVVDGHGVKIAELYLNVTLKFFKNICDGKINSAGLSGSTTEFPVVQKAVRGSQRGVPDSLVEQLLWRARRLRDAMARSALEDWEETDVRQHRPERRASEPSDEKLLSGLLDLDDAVPYEAMEVLNEVEPSAEMLELVASLGDAPRSTGTDPEQQGKQQLPANGETQPKEAAECSAMTSATFEKQPVSAVSVADELLEMVVSMRVCVSSLHLQVAPVSHGTYFVEYEVPHCLVAGCAPLARTTCSRRLVGRAVQFGQRFVHTVSRQGPALAALLRDMHLLFRVYCRQLSDRKRSLLGQATLSLAGLARAERLEVHQELAVRGVGKLRVIVQLGSDKAQFSRREAGPSGRTAPGDGGPLPAAADDDPGMQVYSRPAVTDTPRETLRSGQQQLLYVLLHVPCGRLESPSDTYLVCRAFWRDHVLTSDVARDGCNPRYQLHQVLPLLLSPELLERCRDNVLVLEAWRAGPDALLGLAKVSLHPFYLAYKDPIMVSQLLRAKNPVISADKWVPVVCPGGGGVRGELRVLLALGSEDQVQSLVAGSRSMPGPAGDGPGNLPTPQEAAGDSQHVPSAGGDGVCLVEDVRPPQSNRPESCSCGGHKQKHAVRESTNFSKSCSKEMHKQKKGKKFDSNKSVHVCACSCKTAQGMLEKLTDDDSDDYTSKNNVPASRDLSARLQHLSSRETREKHMVCSSGCSSDTEEPMDTRKGDLPDTDAASVLRSSVRSEGHGNTILSDLHRNMMMLNLAGGDTLQVAKLAALGQQSWASNPGAANERTRENFAVENTLNSFSPSHSNTTGSTKVGSVCDFNGEVDCGGMVSVGCDTENQAVYVSDSTSTKQAEESAETWSARVTVEQAVHLRLGVPWSGNDRPKVYVTFQAHGGARPLTSPALEASERPVWGWHCDSQLAAHLLNNEGQCLVVRVWQMAAADPDAVADTVLGFAVVNLTMLSRGSTCVSGWYNLVDYAGSCSGQIKVTVEPLEDLSRFSNSAAEVEPHVQEDHDHLEADLYSNLKEKLNELDDITARLRQRLGTVLSDERMLCAPSTDASTLVVGPEMVAASTSCQESMLEDKGIQTSMFDEDSDALTDWLMGQTVRDLELENVFNPLLFQPLISSCVEQSKSPRDAESRRSRSGPTAGADEPGTSAGGSSRPQTVAERLQMLWNGSGDLCEAPRQAPDGVSMCENSTSASQLSGLEETNKTGKT
- the LOC134532778 gene encoding uncharacterized protein LOC134532778 isoform X3, whose protein sequence is MKLNRQVLSNCRCLPPNVEGVLKGALTMQVDEILWFKKITKDVIVSVQWWGEQEPLKFRPLRSNCNVGNNSSVVVFTYRIYTAPQLFYSYLEDSKQLSLVVVDENLCLIGSATLCNLREAFTEQSTKQIRLPVVDGHGVKIAELYLNVTLKFFKNICDGKINSAGLSGSTTEFPVVQKAVRSYETQRALDLRRGSQRGVPDSLVEQLLWRARRLRDAMARSALEDWEETDVRQHRPERRASEPSDEKLLSGLLDLDDAVPYEAMEVLNEVEPSAEMLELVASLGDAPRSTGTDPEQQGKQQLPANGETQPKEAAECSAMTSATFEKQPVSAVSVADELLEMVVSMRVCVSSLHLQVAPVSHGTYFVEYEVPHCLVAGCAPLARTTCSRRLVGRAVQFGQRFVHTVSRQGPALAALLRDMHLLFRVYCRQLSDRKRSLLGQATLSLAGLARAERLEVHQELAVRGVGKLRVIVQLGSDKAQFSRREAGPSGRTAPGDGGPLPAAADDDPGMQVYSRPAVTDTPRETLRSGQQQLLYVLLHVPCGRLESPSDTYLVCRAFWRDHVLTSDVARDGCNPRYQLHQVLPLLLSPELLERCRDNVLVLEAWRAGPDALLGLAKVSLHPFYLAYKDPIMVSQLLRAKNPVISADKWVPVVCPGGGGVRGELRVLLALGSEDQVQSLVAGSRSMPGPAGDGPGNLPTPQEAAGDSQHVPSAGGDGVCLVEDVRPPQSNRPESCSCGGHKQKHAVRESTNFSKSCSKEMHKQKKGKKFDSNKSVHVCACSCKTAQGMLEKLTDDDSDDYTSKNNVPASRDLSARLQHLSSRETREKHMVCSSGCSSDTEEPMDTRKGDLPDTDAASVLRSSVRSEGHGNTILSDLHRNMMMLNLAGGDTLQVAKLAALGQQSWASNPGAANERTRENFAVENTLNSFSPSHSNTTGSTKVGSVCDFNGEVDCGGMVSVGCDTENQAVYVSDSTSTKQAEESAETWSARVTVEQAVHLRLGVPWSGNDRPKVYVTFQAHGGARPLTSPALEASERPVWGWHCDSQLAAHLLNNEGQCLVVRVWQMAAADPDAVADTVLGFAVVNLTMLSRGSTCVSGWYNLVDYAGSCSGQIKVTVEPLEDLSRFSNSAAEVEPHVQEDHDHLEADLYSNLKEKLNELDDITARLRQRLGTVLSDERMLCAPSTDASTLVVGPEMVAASTSCQESMLEDKGIQTSMFDEDSDALTDWLMGQTVRDLELENVFNPLLFQPLISSCVEQSKSPRDAESRRSRSGPTAGADEPGTSAGGSSRPQTVAERLQMLWNGSGDLCEAPRQAPDGVSMCENSTSASQLSGLEETNKTGKT
- the LOC134532778 gene encoding uncharacterized protein LOC134532778 isoform X9, which gives rise to MKLNRQVLSNCRCLPPNVEGVLKGALTMQVDEILWFKKITKDVIVSVQWWGEQEPLKFRPLRSNCNVGNNSSVVVFTYRIYTAPQLFYSYLEDSKQLSLVVVDENLCLIGSATLCNLREAFTEQSTKQIRLPVVDGHGVKIAELYLNVTLKFFKNICDGKINSAGLSGSTTEFPVVQKAVRSYETQRALDLRRGSQRGVPDSLVEQLLWRARRLRDAMARSALEDWEETDVRQHRPERRASEPSDEKLLSGLLGDLDDAVPYEAMEVLNEVEPSAEMLELVASLGDAPRSTGTDPEQGKQQLPANGETQPKEAAECSAMTSATFEKQPVSAVSVADELLEMVVSMRVCVSSLHLQVAPVSHGTYFVEYEVPHCLVAGCAPLARTTCSRRLVGRAVQFGQRFVHTVSRQGPALAALLRDMHLLFRVYCRQLSDRKRSLLGQATLSLAGLARAERLEVHQELAVRGVGKLRVIVQLGSDKAQFSRREAGPSGRTAPGDGGPLPAAADDDPGMQVYSRPAVTDTPRETLRSGQQLLYVLLHVPCGRLESPSDTYLVCRAFWRDHVLTSDVARDGCNPRYQLHQVLPLLLSPELLERCRDNVLVLEAWRAGPDALLGLAKVSLHPFYLAYKDPIMVSQLLRAKNPVISADKWVPVVCPGGGGVRGELRVLLALGSEDQVQSLVAGSRSMPGPAGDGPGNLPTPQEAAGDSQHVPSAGGDGVCLVEDVRPPQSNRPESCSCGGHKQKHAVRESTNFSKSCSKEMHKQKKGKKFDSNKSVHVCACSCKTAQGMLEKLTDDDSDDYTSKNNVPASRDLSARLQHLSSRETREKHMVCSSGCSSDTEEPMDTRKGDLPDTDAASVLRSSVRSEGHGNTILSDLHRNMMMLNLAGGDTLQVAKLAALGQQSWASNPGAANERTRENFAVENTLNSFSPSHSNTTGSTKVGSVCDFNGEVDCGGMVSVGCDTENQAVYVSDSTSTKQAEESAETWSARVTVEQAVHLRLGVPWSGNDRPKVYVTFQAHGGARPLTSPALEASERPVWGWHCDSQLAAHLLNNEGQCLVVRVWQMAAADPDAVADTVLGFAVVNLTMLSRGSTCVSGWYNLVDYAGSCSGQIKVTVEPLEDLSRFSNSAAEVEPHVQEDHDHLEADLYSNLKEKLNELDDITARLRQRLGTVLSDERMLCAPSTDASTLVVGPEMVAASTSCQESMLEDKGIQTSMFDEDSDALTDWLMGQTVRDLELENVFNPLLFQPLISSCVEQSKSPRDAESRRSRSGPTAGADEPGTSAGGSSRPQTVAERLQMLWNGSGDLCEAPRQAPDGVSMCENSTSASQLSGLEETNKTGKT